The following are encoded in a window of Rhizobium sp. WYJ-E13 genomic DNA:
- the copD gene encoding copper homeostasis membrane protein CopD, whose product MTPDTAFILCRFAFDGAALFLWGSAAYLWLLVPKGLSGCIWAKFRVARFAAVALAVISTTALLPVRSAMLGNGWADGLDTDTMMSVLTGTSIGTAWAWQAMFAVVLLAVTGLPSRRQMVATAVVSALLLCGLALTGHAAMNDGRLRVLHRANDMVHVLSGGAWIGALAPVVLVLCRLRDHRAGTDALKALIRFSSAGHVAVALVILSGLSNSLLITGGMPLDWSVPYQRLLALKIGLVVIMVLMAVFNRYGLVPRMGRSHSAAKALAAGTIAEILIAIGVVALVAWFGTLEPFSG is encoded by the coding sequence ATGACACCGGATACGGCCTTCATCCTCTGCCGTTTCGCCTTCGACGGGGCAGCGCTGTTTCTCTGGGGCAGTGCGGCCTATCTGTGGCTGCTCGTGCCCAAGGGTTTGAGCGGCTGCATCTGGGCGAAGTTCAGGGTGGCGCGTTTTGCGGCCGTGGCGCTGGCCGTGATCTCCACGACGGCGCTGCTGCCGGTGCGCAGCGCCATGCTCGGCAATGGCTGGGCGGATGGGCTGGATACGGACACGATGATGTCAGTGCTGACGGGAACCTCCATCGGCACTGCATGGGCTTGGCAGGCCATGTTTGCCGTTGTTCTCCTGGCGGTGACAGGGCTGCCGTCGCGCCGGCAGATGGTGGCGACCGCTGTCGTTTCCGCCTTGCTGCTCTGCGGCCTGGCGCTGACCGGCCATGCGGCGATGAATGACGGCCGGCTGCGGGTGCTGCACCGGGCAAACGACATGGTGCATGTGCTCTCGGGCGGCGCATGGATTGGCGCGCTGGCCCCGGTTGTGCTGGTCCTTTGCCGACTTCGCGACCACAGGGCGGGAACTGATGCACTGAAAGCGCTGATCCGATTTTCCAGCGCGGGGCATGTCGCCGTGGCGCTGGTCATTCTCTCGGGGCTTTCCAACAGCCTGTTGATAACAGGCGGGATGCCGCTCGACTGGAGCGTGCCTTATCAGCGTCTGCTTGCGCTGAAGATCGGCCTTGTCGTGATCATGGTGCTAATGGCGGTCTTCAACCGCTATGGGCTGGTGCCGCGCATGGGCCGGTCGCACTCGGCCGCCAAGGCGCTGGCGGCCGGGACGATTGCGGAGATCTTGATCGCCATCGGCGTTGTGGCGCTTGTCGCCTGGTTCGGGACGCTGGAGCCGTTCTCGGGGTAG
- the copC gene encoding copper homeostasis periplasmic binding protein CopC, with the protein MSPMTRILSVTALASVAFAGQAFAHAHLTSSEPADKAAVASPSELDLTFTEELNLKFSGVTLTGPDKKDIKLGDGMLEDGDKVLMVPVSDKLAPGSYTVDWHVLSTDGHKTKGSFTFTVNP; encoded by the coding sequence ATGTCCCCGATGACCCGCATTCTCTCCGTCACCGCCCTCGCAAGCGTCGCGTTTGCAGGGCAGGCCTTCGCGCATGCGCATCTGACAAGCTCCGAGCCGGCTGACAAGGCGGCCGTCGCGTCGCCCAGCGAACTCGATCTCACCTTCACCGAAGAGCTGAACCTCAAGTTCAGCGGCGTCACCCTGACCGGCCCTGACAAGAAGGACATCAAGCTCGGCGACGGCATGCTCGAGGACGGCGACAAGGTGCTGATGGTGCCGGTCTCCGACAAGCTCGCGCCCGGCAGCTATACGGTCGACTGGCATGTGCTTTCCACCGACGGGCACAAGACCAAGGGCAGTTTCACGTTCACCGTCAATCCCTGA
- a CDS encoding SCO family protein, producing MSARTLAISGVTASVVFVGALIAIVVSLYLSEPRTGPFDTHFSLVDDRGNDVDQSIFRGHPALVYFGYTHCPEACPTTLYEVADWLTTLGDQGRALKAYFFSIDPERDTREVMHEYVSAFSSRITGITGAPEEMKKVSNGWFIHAEKLPSEDGNYHMSHTVSLLLIGADGRLKGLIPYGADRDEALAKIRDVLLRGGV from the coding sequence ATGAGCGCGCGCACCCTTGCCATTTCAGGCGTTACCGCAAGTGTGGTCTTCGTCGGCGCGCTGATTGCGATTGTCGTGTCGCTCTATCTTTCGGAGCCGCGCACCGGGCCTTTCGATACGCATTTTTCCCTCGTCGATGACCGGGGAAACGACGTCGATCAGTCGATCTTCCGGGGCCATCCGGCGCTCGTCTATTTCGGTTACACGCATTGCCCCGAGGCTTGCCCGACGACGCTTTACGAGGTGGCGGACTGGCTGACGACGCTTGGCGATCAGGGCAGGGCGCTGAAGGCCTATTTCTTCTCGATCGATCCGGAGCGCGATACGCGGGAGGTGATGCATGAATATGTCAGCGCCTTCTCGAGCCGCATCACTGGCATTACCGGTGCGCCGGAGGAGATGAAGAAGGTTTCCAACGGCTGGTTCATCCATGCGGAAAAGCTGCCGAGCGAAGACGGCAATTATCACATGAGCCATACCGTCTCGCTGCTGCTCATCGGCGCCGATGGGCGGCTGAAGGGGTTGATCCCCTATGGGGCGGATCGGGATGAGGCGCTGGCGAAGATCCGCGATGTGTTGTTGCGCGGAGGGGTGTGA
- a CDS encoding copper uptake system-associated protein produces the protein MKTIFSFLLGLLVATAAAAQDPAAGKIRIDHAASHSMVPGAKVGDGYLVITNTGSEPDKLVAASSDRARAVQLHQMSMDNGIMTMRELKGGLALPAGQTVTLAPNYHLMFQDVSKPFKQGETIRAVLSFERAGKIAVDFAVGRIAGPLDDVGGASGGMEHGAMDHGGMAMPGMEGMDMPGPSPEEAIPATLKTMFERPDKPLTILPVVVRNDWAIAGWQQDGRGGRALLKKGHHGWSIVLCSGDGIREATALEKVGLSAENARALAADLAEAEAGLDPKVLATFASFEGTVMMADEAGGAGQGGHEGHGQ, from the coding sequence ATGAAGACGATTTTCTCTTTTCTTCTGGGCCTGCTGGTTGCGACGGCTGCGGCTGCGCAGGACCCGGCCGCCGGCAAGATCCGGATCGACCATGCGGCCTCGCATTCCATGGTGCCGGGGGCCAAGGTCGGCGATGGCTATCTTGTCATCACCAATACGGGCAGCGAGCCGGACAAACTCGTTGCCGCCAGTTCGGACCGCGCCAGGGCCGTGCAACTGCACCAGATGAGCATGGATAACGGCATCATGACCATGCGCGAGCTGAAGGGCGGGCTTGCCCTTCCCGCCGGGCAGACGGTGACGCTTGCTCCCAATTACCACCTGATGTTCCAGGACGTGAGCAAGCCCTTCAAGCAGGGCGAGACGATCCGGGCGGTGCTGAGCTTCGAGAGGGCTGGAAAGATCGCGGTCGATTTTGCCGTCGGCAGGATTGCCGGGCCGCTCGATGATGTCGGCGGTGCAAGCGGCGGCATGGAGCATGGTGCGATGGATCATGGCGGGATGGCGATGCCCGGCATGGAGGGCATGGACATGCCCGGACCATCGCCGGAGGAGGCGATCCCGGCGACGCTGAAGACCATGTTCGAGAGGCCGGACAAGCCGCTGACAATCCTGCCCGTGGTCGTCAGGAACGACTGGGCGATTGCCGGCTGGCAGCAGGATGGGCGCGGCGGACGGGCACTGCTGAAGAAGGGGCATCACGGGTGGAGCATCGTTCTCTGCAGCGGCGACGGCATAAGGGAGGCAACGGCGCTGGAGAAGGTCGGGCTTTCCGCCGAGAATGCCAGGGCGCTTGCGGCGGATCTGGCTGAGGCCGAAGCCGGGCTTGACCCGAAAGTGCTGGCGACATTTGCGAGCTTCGAGGGTACCGTCATGATGGCGGACGAGGCCGGTGGCGCTGGTCAGGGCGGCCATGAGGGGCATGGCCAATGA
- a CDS encoding PepSY domain-containing protein has protein sequence MSTTIAAEVAESAVSGVSLYRAIWRWHFFAGLLTIPFLLNLAITGSLYLFKDEINDTVFAYRYIVQPAGEAMASHEIADIAAAAVPGSVASSYKDPAGLDRSAIVTVSSDAGSTLVFVNPYDGKVLDTVGTTEEFNYVVKRIHSLALFGTTPNKLIEITGGFAMVLVVTGIYLWWPRRQTGGVVTVRGTPSRRVFWRDLHAVTGAFAGILIFFMAMTGMPWSGYWGANVNAWLTSHDLGYPVQLWDAVPKSQKVTEDILPKAGWIVEKAPVPLSDIAAAQSKKPIGLDRAVEIARVLGMAPGFDLAIPGSETGVYTAAVYPDDLTNERTLHIDQYSGKPLVDLSFGQYPFLGRAIEWGINVHQGQEFGLFNQLLMLATCLAIILSCVTGAVMWWKRRPAGRVGVPPMPPRRSVYLGLWTIVLAFAIAFPMSGLTILVMIAFDQMVIRFVPPLKRAFA, from the coding sequence ATGTCTACCACTATTGCCGCTGAGGTGGCGGAGAGCGCCGTATCCGGCGTTTCGCTCTATCGCGCCATCTGGCGCTGGCACTTCTTTGCCGGCCTGCTCACCATTCCATTCCTGCTCAATCTCGCGATCACCGGCTCGCTCTATCTCTTCAAGGACGAGATCAACGATACGGTCTTTGCCTATCGCTATATTGTTCAGCCCGCCGGCGAGGCGATGGCGTCGCATGAGATCGCCGATATCGCGGCGGCGGCCGTGCCTGGTTCCGTCGCAAGCTCCTACAAGGATCCGGCCGGGCTCGACCGCTCGGCGATCGTCACCGTTTCCTCGGATGCCGGCTCGACACTGGTTTTCGTCAATCCCTATGACGGCAAGGTGCTCGATACGGTCGGGACGACCGAGGAGTTCAACTATGTCGTCAAGCGCATCCACAGCCTTGCGCTGTTTGGGACGACGCCCAACAAGCTGATCGAAATCACAGGCGGCTTTGCCATGGTGCTGGTCGTGACCGGCATCTATCTCTGGTGGCCGCGGCGGCAGACGGGTGGCGTCGTGACCGTGCGCGGCACGCCTTCGCGGCGGGTCTTCTGGCGCGATCTTCATGCGGTGACCGGCGCATTCGCCGGCATCCTGATCTTCTTCATGGCGATGACCGGCATGCCCTGGTCGGGCTATTGGGGCGCCAATGTGAATGCCTGGCTGACGAGCCATGATCTCGGCTATCCCGTGCAGCTGTGGGATGCCGTGCCGAAGTCGCAGAAGGTGACGGAGGATATCCTGCCGAAGGCCGGCTGGATCGTCGAGAAGGCGCCGGTACCGCTGTCGGATATCGCGGCGGCGCAGTCGAAGAAGCCGATCGGGCTTGATCGCGCCGTCGAGATCGCACGCGTGCTCGGCATGGCGCCGGGTTTCGACCTCGCCATTCCCGGCAGCGAGACCGGCGTCTATACGGCGGCGGTCTATCCCGATGACCTCACCAACGAGCGAACGCTTCACATCGACCAGTATTCCGGCAAGCCGCTCGTCGACCTCTCCTTTGGCCAATATCCCTTCCTGGGGCGGGCTATCGAATGGGGCATCAATGTGCATCAGGGGCAGGAATTCGGGCTCTTCAACCAGCTTCTGATGCTGGCGACGTGCCTGGCGATCATCCTTTCCTGCGTCACCGGTGCCGTCATGTGGTGGAAGCGGCGACCGGCCGGGCGGGTCGGCGTGCCGCCGATGCCGCCGCGGCGCTCCGTCTATCTGGGGCTCTGGACCATCGTGCTCGCCTTCGCCATCGCCTTTCCGATGAGTGGGCTCACGATCCTGGTGATGATCGCCTTCGACCAGATGGTGATCCGCTTCGTGCCGCCGCTGAAGCGCGCCTTTGCCTGA
- a CDS encoding helix-turn-helix transcriptional regulator: MMQHDIFRALADPTRRTIFEKLATGSMNASALRQGMDISQPAMSQHLAVLRAARLVREQKEGRFVNYEVDPEGLTLIAQWLAKYRAYWPARIDDLKLLLKDMDQ; encoded by the coding sequence ATGATGCAACACGACATTTTCCGCGCCCTCGCGGACCCGACACGCCGCACGATCTTCGAGAAACTGGCGACCGGCAGCATGAATGCCAGCGCGCTTCGCCAAGGCATGGATATCAGCCAGCCGGCGATGTCCCAGCATCTCGCCGTGCTGCGAGCGGCAAGGCTGGTGCGCGAACAGAAGGAGGGTCGTTTCGTGAATTACGAGGTCGACCCCGAGGGGCTCACCCTCATCGCCCAATGGCTGGCGAAATATCGCGCCTACTGGCCGGCCCGCATCGATGATCTCAAGCTCTTGCTGAAGGATATGGATCAATGA
- a CDS encoding SRPBCC domain-containing protein codes for MNEVKAKVKAKQQQSGFEQTYELDAPLEKVWRAISIAEFREKWLPKEALADPQSLSETPSKEIRYRLRDDAPPYLESTVTFTIAANASGGTSLRIVHELTGATFERLSRSVANNNGQTMMLAA; via the coding sequence ATGAACGAGGTGAAAGCCAAGGTGAAAGCCAAGCAACAACAAAGCGGCTTCGAACAGACATATGAGTTGGATGCGCCACTGGAAAAGGTCTGGCGCGCGATCAGCATCGCGGAATTCCGGGAGAAATGGCTGCCGAAGGAGGCGCTTGCCGATCCGCAATCGCTCTCCGAGACACCGAGCAAGGAAATCCGCTACCGATTGCGCGACGATGCCCCGCCCTATCTCGAAAGCACCGTCACCTTCACGATCGCCGCGAACGCATCCGGCGGAACCAGTCTGCGCATCGTCCACGAGCTGACCGGAGCCACTTTCGAGCGGCTTTCGAGATCGGTCGCCAACAACAACGGGCAGACCATGATGCTCGCCGCCTGA
- a CDS encoding ATP-dependent Clp protease proteolytic subunit, translating to MRETMQLVPMVVEQSSRGERSFDIYSRLLRERIIFLNGEINDTVSALVCAQLLFLEAENPKKPINLYINSPGGVVTSGFAMYDTMRFIRAPVHTLCMGTARSMGSFLLMAGQPGERYALPNASILIHQPLGGFQGQASDMLIHAEEIRKTKQLMTRLYAEHCGRSYEEFEQAMDRDRFMTAQEAVEWGLIDRILQDREEMTDVAPQ from the coding sequence ATGCGCGAAACGATGCAACTCGTCCCTATGGTCGTCGAACAATCCTCGAGAGGTGAGCGATCCTTCGACATCTATTCCCGGCTCCTGCGAGAGCGGATCATCTTTCTGAACGGCGAGATCAACGACACCGTTTCGGCCCTCGTCTGCGCCCAACTGCTGTTCCTCGAAGCCGAAAATCCAAAAAAGCCCATCAATCTCTATATCAATTCGCCTGGCGGCGTCGTGACCAGCGGCTTTGCCATGTACGACACGATGCGCTTCATCCGCGCGCCGGTGCACACGCTCTGCATGGGAACGGCCCGCTCCATGGGCTCCTTCCTGCTGATGGCCGGTCAGCCGGGAGAGCGGTATGCCCTTCCGAATGCCAGCATCCTCATCCACCAGCCCCTCGGCGGCTTCCAGGGCCAGGCCTCCGACATGCTCATCCATGCGGAGGAAATCAGGAAGACGAAGCAGCTCATGACGCGCCTCTACGCCGAACATTGCGGCCGATCCTATGAGGAGTTCGAGCAGGCAATGGATCGCGATCGCTTCATGACGGCGCAAGAGGCCGTGGAATGGGGCCTGATCGACCGCATCCTGCAGGATCGCGAAGAGATGACGGACGTCGCGCCACAATAG
- a CDS encoding ABC transporter substrate-binding protein — protein MRQRLKSFSLALGLAGFAAPAFAATQYPLTLTNCGQQVTFEKAPARIVSIGQGMTEVLFSLGLADKIAGTAVWVGPVLPQYADVNSRIKRLADNDPSFESVVGAEPDLVTAEFEWHVGTQGSVGKREQFKDLGINTYVAPADCVAKINTDGGDGVRKELFTMDLIYQEIAELSEIFDVKDRGDALIADLKKREADAAASVAGAAAKNLPVVFWFSSKEVEGDAFIAGKNSAPAYILKTLGAKNVVTTEEEWPLVGWETITQANPSVIVIATMDRRRYAADDPRVKVDFLENDPVTRELDAVKNKRFIMMDAQSMNPTIRTIDGIETLAKGIKSFGLTQ, from the coding sequence ATGCGACAGCGTCTGAAGAGCTTTTCCCTCGCGCTCGGGCTGGCCGGCTTTGCTGCGCCCGCCTTTGCCGCCACCCAATATCCCCTCACCCTCACCAATTGCGGCCAGCAGGTCACCTTCGAAAAAGCGCCGGCCAGGATCGTTTCGATCGGCCAGGGCATGACCGAAGTGCTGTTCTCGCTCGGCCTTGCCGACAAGATCGCCGGCACCGCCGTCTGGGTCGGCCCGGTCCTGCCGCAATATGCCGATGTCAACAGCAGGATCAAACGGCTGGCCGACAATGACCCGAGCTTCGAATCCGTCGTCGGCGCGGAGCCCGATCTTGTGACTGCCGAATTCGAATGGCATGTCGGCACGCAAGGCTCCGTCGGCAAGCGCGAGCAGTTCAAGGATCTCGGCATCAACACCTATGTCGCGCCGGCCGATTGCGTCGCCAAGATCAACACCGATGGCGGTGATGGCGTGCGCAAGGAACTGTTCACGATGGACCTGATCTATCAGGAAATCGCCGAACTCTCCGAGATCTTCGACGTGAAAGACCGCGGCGACGCACTGATTGCCGACCTGAAAAAGCGCGAGGCCGATGCCGCGGCCTCCGTCGCTGGTGCTGCCGCCAAGAACCTGCCTGTCGTATTCTGGTTCTCCAGCAAGGAGGTCGAGGGCGATGCCTTCATCGCCGGCAAGAACAGCGCGCCGGCCTATATCCTGAAAACGCTCGGCGCGAAGAACGTCGTGACGACTGAAGAGGAATGGCCCCTCGTCGGCTGGGAAACGATTACGCAGGCCAATCCTTCCGTCATCGTCATCGCCACCATGGACCGCCGCCGCTATGCCGCCGACGATCCCAGGGTGAAGGTGGATTTCCTGGAGAATGATCCGGTCACCAGGGAACTGGATGCGGTGAAAAACAAGCGCTTTATCATGATGGACGCGCAGTCGATGAACCCGACGATCCGCACGATCGACGGCATCGAAACGCTGGCAAAGGGCATCAAGTCCTTCGGTCTGACACAGTGA
- a CDS encoding iron ABC transporter permease, whose amino-acid sequence MSQALSPQRTWWALAALTIAAVILLALMISLAVSIGEIAIPLATTAKAVSNRLFGTAFELSRIHQGIIWDYRLSRALVAASAGASLALCGAILQALLRNPLAEPYVLGISAGASTGAVCVMIAGLGYGVLGLSSGAFIGAVAAFLLVGVLAAGAGGTSERIILCGVAGSQLFNALTSYIVTTSANAEQARGVLFWLLGSLSGVRWPDVYLSVPIAVIGFILCLAHVRALDAFAFGTDAAAALGVPVRRVQFTLLAVTAAMTASVVSMVGSIGFVGLVIPHAARFLVGPAHGRLLPATALGGALFMVGADIISRIIIPQQILPIGVVTALFGAPAFAIILYRVRRSA is encoded by the coding sequence GTGAGCCAGGCGCTTTCGCCACAGAGGACATGGTGGGCGCTTGCCGCGCTCACCATCGCCGCCGTCATCCTGCTCGCACTGATGATCAGCCTTGCCGTGTCGATCGGCGAGATCGCCATCCCGCTCGCCACCACGGCAAAGGCGGTCTCCAACCGCCTGTTCGGCACGGCGTTCGAGCTCAGCCGCATCCATCAGGGCATCATCTGGGATTACCGCCTCAGCCGCGCGCTGGTGGCGGCAAGCGCCGGTGCGTCGCTGGCGCTTTGCGGCGCGATCCTGCAGGCGCTGCTGCGCAACCCGCTCGCCGAACCCTATGTGCTCGGCATCTCCGCCGGCGCATCGACGGGGGCCGTCTGCGTCATGATAGCAGGCCTCGGTTATGGCGTACTGGGCCTGTCGAGCGGGGCCTTCATCGGCGCGGTCGCCGCCTTCCTGCTGGTCGGCGTGCTGGCGGCCGGTGCCGGCGGCACCAGCGAGCGCATCATTCTCTGCGGCGTGGCGGGCTCGCAGCTTTTCAATGCGCTGACCTCCTATATCGTCACCACCTCGGCCAATGCCGAACAGGCCCGCGGCGTGCTCTTCTGGCTCTTGGGATCGCTGAGCGGCGTGCGCTGGCCGGATGTCTATCTTTCCGTGCCCATCGCCGTGATCGGCTTCATCCTCTGCCTCGCGCATGTGCGTGCGCTCGATGCCTTCGCCTTCGGCACGGATGCCGCAGCCGCGCTCGGCGTCCCGGTGCGCCGGGTGCAGTTCACCCTGCTCGCCGTCACGGCCGCGATGACGGCGAGCGTCGTCAGCATGGTCGGCTCCATCGGCTTCGTCGGCCTCGTCATTCCCCATGCCGCCCGCTTCCTCGTCGGGCCGGCGCATGGCCGCCTGCTGCCGGCGACCGCGCTTGGCGGCGCGCTCTTCATGGTCGGCGCCGATATCATCTCGCGCATCATCATTCCGCAACAGATCCTGCCGATCGGCGTCGTCACCGCGCTCTTCGGCGCCCCGGCCTTCGCCATCATCCTCTATCGCGTGCGGAGAAGCGCATGA
- a CDS encoding ABC transporter ATP-binding protein produces the protein MSISVDKVTYAAGNTVIVNGVSISVPKGKVLGLLGPNGSGKSSLLRLICRLRQVRSGIIRLGDDDVSGLSRAALARRIAFVEQQSTTDTQITVRDVVRLGRTPHRGLLSSWGSDDDAAVEEALARVDMAERAGQLWQTLSGGERQRVHIARALAQSPSELLLDEPTNHLDIQHQLDILALVSKLGLTSIIALHDLNLAAMFCDHLAVLQKGEVVAAGTPEEVLTGELIASVFGVRAHIEKSPVHGRTHIQYLMG, from the coding sequence ATGAGCATATCAGTCGACAAGGTCACTTATGCCGCCGGCAATACCGTCATCGTCAATGGCGTCAGCATATCGGTCCCAAAAGGCAAGGTGCTCGGCCTGCTCGGGCCGAACGGCTCCGGCAAATCCAGCCTGCTTCGCCTGATCTGCCGGCTGCGGCAGGTCAGATCCGGCATCATCCGCCTCGGCGACGATGATGTCTCCGGCCTGTCGCGCGCCGCCCTCGCCCGCCGCATCGCCTTCGTCGAGCAGCAGTCGACGACGGATACGCAGATCACCGTGCGCGATGTCGTGCGCCTCGGCCGCACGCCGCATCGCGGCCTCCTCTCTTCCTGGGGCTCCGATGACGATGCCGCCGTCGAGGAAGCGCTTGCCCGCGTCGACATGGCCGAACGCGCCGGCCAGCTCTGGCAGACGCTGTCGGGCGGCGAGCGCCAGCGCGTGCATATCGCCCGGGCGCTGGCCCAGAGCCCGAGCGAATTGCTGCTCGACGAGCCGACCAACCACCTCGATATCCAGCATCAGCTCGATATCCTGGCGCTGGTTTCCAAACTCGGCCTCACCTCGATCATCGCCCTGCACGATCTCAATCTGGCAGCGATGTTCTGCGATCACCTGGCTGTGCTGCAGAAGGGCGAGGTCGTGGCCGCAGGCACACCCGAGGAAGTGCTGACCGGAGAGCTGATCGCCAGCGTCTTCGGCGTGCGCGCCCATATCGAAAAATCACCCGTGCATGGCCGCACGCATATCCAGTATCTGATGGGTTGA
- a CDS encoding class I SAM-dependent methyltransferase, whose product MDGSNFDLPNFDLPNFDLKEEIRDYWSKRSETFDLAFGHRIAPGPEADAWQKPIRDALGPEPKRVLELACGTGEVTRLIHDLGHDVTALDFSEAMLAVARAKHAGKERLRFILADAENTLEPDASYDAIICRHLVWTLTRPEETFREWFRILKPGGLLLFFDGDWASPKPTGRIASRLISWIDRIIGADSNYDGALGSRHARIMTALPFGAGLRPDMLLPLLKFAGFAGIELHSHAPIARAQRKNANLRNKLRTLVYRRFILTCRRP is encoded by the coding sequence ATGGACGGCTCCAATTTCGATCTCCCCAATTTCGATCTCCCCAATTTCGATCTCAAGGAAGAGATCCGCGACTACTGGTCGAAGCGCTCTGAGACCTTCGACCTCGCCTTCGGCCACAGGATCGCCCCCGGCCCGGAGGCAGACGCCTGGCAGAAGCCGATCCGCGATGCCCTCGGCCCGGAGCCGAAACGCGTGCTGGAGCTTGCCTGCGGCACCGGCGAAGTGACCCGCCTGATCCACGATCTCGGCCATGACGTCACCGCGCTCGATTTCTCCGAGGCGATGCTCGCTGTCGCCCGCGCCAAACATGCCGGCAAGGAGCGCCTGCGCTTTATCCTGGCGGATGCCGAAAACACCCTGGAGCCGGACGCGAGCTACGACGCCATCATCTGCCGCCACCTCGTCTGGACGCTGACCCGCCCGGAGGAAACCTTTCGCGAGTGGTTCCGCATCCTCAAACCAGGCGGCCTGCTGCTCTTCTTCGACGGCGACTGGGCGAGCCCGAAGCCAACCGGCCGCATCGCCAGCCGGCTGATCTCCTGGATCGACCGCATCATCGGCGCCGACAGCAATTATGACGGCGCACTCGGCAGCCGCCACGCGCGCATCATGACGGCCCTGCCCTTCGGCGCCGGCCTGCGCCCCGACATGCTGCTGCCGCTCCTGAAATTCGCAGGCTTTGCCGGGATCGAACTGCACTCCCACGCCCCGATCGCCCGCGCGCAGCGGAAGAACGCCAACCTCAGAAACAAGCTCAGAACCCTTGTCTATCGCCGCTTCATCCTGACCTGCAGGCGGCCTTGA
- a CDS encoding SDR family oxidoreductase, with translation MSVEKVAVITAGGSGMGAESARRLAADGYKVAILSSSGKGEALAKEIGGVGVTGSNQSNDDLKRLVDSAMKEWGRIDVLVNSAGHGPRAPLNEITDEQWHTGMDVYLMNVIRSVRLVTPIMQGQKKGAIVNISTAWVFEPSVMFPTSAVFRAGLAAYTKLFADTYAAENIRMNNVLPGWIDSLPATDARRESVPMGRYGTSAEVAATIAFLASDGAGYITGQSLKVDGGLMRSV, from the coding sequence ATGTCAGTAGAAAAAGTGGCAGTTATCACTGCGGGCGGCAGCGGCATGGGCGCCGAGAGCGCGAGGCGTCTTGCGGCCGATGGCTACAAGGTCGCGATCCTGTCCTCGTCGGGAAAGGGCGAGGCGCTCGCCAAGGAGATCGGCGGTGTCGGCGTGACCGGTTCCAACCAGTCGAATGACGATCTGAAGCGGCTGGTTGATTCCGCCATGAAGGAATGGGGACGCATCGACGTTCTCGTCAACAGCGCAGGCCACGGGCCGCGAGCGCCGCTCAACGAGATCACTGACGAGCAGTGGCATACCGGCATGGACGTCTACCTGATGAACGTCATCCGTTCGGTGCGGCTGGTGACGCCGATCATGCAGGGCCAGAAGAAGGGCGCGATCGTCAATATCTCGACGGCCTGGGTGTTCGAGCCGTCGGTGATGTTCCCGACCTCGGCGGTCTTCCGCGCCGGCCTTGCCGCCTATACGAAGCTCTTTGCCGACACCTATGCAGCCGAAAATATCCGCATGAACAATGTGCTGCCCGGCTGGATCGACAGCCTGCCGGCAACCGACGCGCGGCGCGAAAGCGTGCCGATGGGCCGCTACGGCACGAGTGCGGAAGTGGCTGCGACCATCGCGTTTCTGGCGTCCGACGGGGCGGGGTATATTACCGGCCAGAGCCTGAAGGTCGATGGCGGGTTGATGCGGTCGGTTTGA